The sequence CCGCGACGCGTACCCGCCGATCGGCACCAGGCGGGTACGCCCGCCCTTGCCGCGGAGCACCGCCACCGCGTCGTCGAGGTCCACATCGTCCACCGCGGCGCCGACCGCCTCGGAGATGCGGGCCCCGGTGCCGTACAGGAACTCCAGCAGCGCCCGGTCGCGCAGCGCCAACGGCCCGGCGTCGCCGGCCGCGTCCACCGGCCCGGCGGTCTCCAGCAGCCGGATCACGTCGTCGACCGGCAGCGCCCGGGGCAGCCGGCGGGGCGGGACGGGCGGACGGACGTCGCGGCTCGGGTCGGCGCCGGCCAGGCCCTCGCGCACCGCGAACCGGTGCAGGCCGCGCACCGCGCTGGCGGCACGGGCGGCCGACGAGACGGCCAACGGTGGATGCCCGTCGGCGCCGGCGCGCAGCCGGGCGAGGTGACGTTCGATCTCGCCGGCCGAGACGGCGGACAGGTCGGTCACTCCGGCGGCGGTCAGCGAGCCGAGGTAACGGTCCAGGTCCCGGCGGTACGACGCGAGGGTGTTCGCGGCCAGTCCACGTTCGACGGTGAGGTGGTCCAGGTAACCGCGGAGGGCACGACGCAGGGCCGGCGCGGGCGCCTCGCCCGCGTCGGCCCGGTCCGCCTCGGCGGTGCGCCGGTCGCCGGTCAGGCCAGCACCTCGGCCAGCGGCAGGGTGGGCAGGCCGTGCGCGTCGGCGACCGGGCCGTAGACGACCTGCCCGGAGTGGGTGTTCAGGCCCAGCGCCAGCGCCGGGTCGCGGCGCGCGGCCTCGCGCCAGCCGTGGTTGGCCAGCTCCAGCGCGTACGGGAGGGTGACGTTCGTCAGCGCGTAGGTGCTGGTGTTCGGCACCGCGCCGGGCATGTTCGCGACGCAGTAGAAGATCGACTCGTGCACCCGGTAGACGGGATCGGCGTGCGTGGTGGGCCGCGAGTCCTCGAAGCAGCCGCCCTGGTCGATGGCGATGTCGACAAGCACGCTGCCGGACTTCATCCGGGAGACCAGCTCGTTGGAGATCAGCTTCGGCGCCTTCGCGCCCGGCACCAGCACCGCGCCGATGACCAGGTCCGCATCCAGCACGGCCCGTTCGATCTCGTACGCATTGGAGGCCACCGTCTGCAGGTGGCCCCGGTAGATGGCGTCGGCCTGCCGCAACCGGCCGACGTTCTTGTCCAGCAGCAGCACCTCGGACTGCAGGCCCAGGGCGATCGCGGCGGCGTTCATGCCGGAGACGCCGGCGCCGATGACCACGGTCTTGGCCGCGTACACGCCGGAGACGCCACCGGGCAGCACCCCCCGGCCGCCACCGGTGCGCATCAGGTGGAAGGCACCGACCTGCGGGGCGAGCCGTCCGGCCACCTCGGACATCGGCGCGAGCAGCGGCAACGACCGGTCCGGCAGCTCGACGGTCTCGTAGGCGATGCCGGTGACCCCGTGGTCGAGCAGCGCCTGGGTGCAGTCCCGGGACGCGGCCAGGTGCAGGTAGGTGAAGAGGACCTGCCCCTCGCGCATCCGGTGGTGCTCCTCGGCGACCGGTTCCTTGACCTTGAGGACCAGTTCCGCGGCGTCCCACACCTCGTCGGCGGACTCCAGGATCTTGGCGCCGGCCGCGGTGAACTCCTCGTCGGTGATGCTCGACCCGATCCCGGCGCCGGCCTCGACGAAGACCTGGTGGCCGGCGCGGCTGAACTCGTTGACGCCCGCGGGCGTGATCGCCACCCGGTACTCGTGGTTCTTTACCTCGCGTGGGATGCCGACCTTCACGATGCAGACACCTCTCTTCGGGGAGATCCTCCCCGAGTGCGCGGTGCCGTGGCCGGCCCCTTTGCCGCCACGGTCATCCGGTCCCGCCGGCGGCAGTCTAGGCGTGTCCGCAGCTCACCGGAGCCTGCACTGTGACACCCGGTCGCCGTTGCCGTTGACGAAGTGTCAGGTGTGGAACCCCGGCCCGGGTGGACGTCACCTCAGCCGTCAGGACGGTGTTCGACCCTCATCGTCCCACCTGGTGCGCACCGGTGCGGACAGCGACTGAGTCGATCACTATCGTGTCGCCTCATGACCACTCCTCCCATCCAGCCCGGGCATCCCCAGGGCGTTTCTGACAAGAGCAAGGTCGTCGCAGGCGTCCTCGGCATCCTGCTCGGCTTCTTCGGCGCCGGCCGGTTCTACATCGGTGACACCAAGACCGGCGTCCTACAGCTCGTCGTGAGTGTCTGCACCTTCGGCGTCGGCAGCCTCTGGGGCCTCGTCGACGGCATCCTGATCCTGGTCAACGGTGGCGTCGACGCGCAGGGTCGACCGTTGCGCGACTGAATCGACGCGACCACGCGGGGGCCGGGCGGAGAACCGCCCGGCCCCGCGGCGCGTACCGGCGGTCAGCCGGGCAGCGGGTGTCCGCCCGGCGCAGCACCGACCAGCCGGCGTCCCGGGCACGGGCGGCGGCGAGCAGCCCGGCCACGCACGACGCGTTGGTGATCTCACCCGCCAGCACCATGCCGACCGCCTCGTCCAGGTCGATCCGGACGATCTGCAGGTCGGCCTCCTCGTCGTGGCGGTCGTGCCGCTGCGGCGCCGGGACGTCGTCGAGGTCCCGGGCCAGGAAGACCCGGACCAGTTCGTTGGTGAACCCGGGTGAGCTGTGCAGGTCGACCAGGACGTCGAGCCGGCCGGCGGTGAGGTCGACCTCCTCGGCCAACTCGCGGGCCGCCGTCGCCGAGGGATCCTCCCCGGCCACGTCGGTCAGCCCGGCCGGCAGTTCCCACAGCCGCCGGCCGACCGGCTGGCGGTACTGCCGGATCAGCACCACCTGGCCGGCCTCGTCCACCGCGACCACCGCCACCGCGCCGACGTGTCGGACGAGGTCGCGGGCGGCCGTGCCGCCGCCGGGCATGGTCACCTCCTCGGTGACCACGTCGAAGATCCGGCCGCGGTAGCGCACCTCGCGGGAGCGCACCTCGTAGCGGTGCTCCACGGCGCTCACGACGCCGAGGTCGCCTTCGTGGCGATCCCGTTGCGGCTCGCCCGCTCGGCGGTGGTGCTGCTGCCGTCCAGTTCGACCGGAAGCTGGTCGGCCTGCGAGTACCTCACCGCGGCCTGGACGAAGGCGGCGAACAGCGGGTGCGGCCGGGTCGGACGGCTCTTGAGTTCCGGGTGCGCCTGGGTGGCCACGAAGAACGGGTGCAGGTCCCGGTCCAGCTCGACGAACTCGACCAGCCGGCCGTCCGGCGAGGTGCCCGAGATGTGCAGCCCCGCCTTGGTGAGCTGGTCACGGTAGGCGTTGTTCACCTCGTAGCGGTGCCGGTGCCGCTCGCTGACCTGCGTGCTGCCGTAGGCCTGCGCGACGAGCGAGCCCTCGGCGAGGGCCGCCGGGTACGCGCCGAGCCGCATCGTGCCGCCGAGGTCGCCCCGGCCGGCCACGATGTCCTCCTGGTCGGCCATGGTGGCGATGACCGGGTGCACCGCCTCGGCGTCGAACTCCAGCGAGTTGGCGCCGTCCAGGCTGGCCAGGTGCCGGGCCACCTCGATGGTCATGCACTGCAGGCCGAGGCAGAGGCCGAGCAGCGGGATGCCGTTCTCCCGCGCGTACCGGGCGGTGCCGATCTTGCCCTCGATGCCGCGGACACCGAACCCGCCGGGGATGACGATGCCGTCGACACCCGCCAGGGCCGCCGCCGCTCCCGTCGGGGTGACGCAGTCGTCGCTGGGCACCCAGCGCAGCTGCACCCGGGCCCGGTGGCCGAAACCGGCCGCCCGGATCGCCTCGCTGACCGACAGGTACGCGTCGGGCAGGTCGACGTACTTGCCGACGAGGGCGACGGTGATGGTGTGCCGGGGCTGGTGCACCCGCTCCAGCAGGTCGTCCCAGCCGTCCCAGTCCACGTCGCGGAACGAGAGCCCGAGCCGACGCACCACGTACGCGTCGAGTCCCTCCCGGTGCAGCACCTTGGGGATGTCGTAGATGCTGGGCGCGTCCGGCGCGGCGATGACCGCCTCGGCGTCGACGTCGCAGTAGAGGGACAGCTTGTGCTTGAGCTTGTCCGGGATGTCCCGGTCGGAGCGGCAGACGATCGCGTCGGGCTGGATACCTATGCTGCGCAGCTGCGCCACCGAGTGCTGGGTCGGCTTGGTCTTCAGCTCGCCGGAGGGGGCCAGATAGGGCACCAGCGAGACGTGCAGGTAGAAGCAGTTGTCCCGGCCCAGGTCGTGGCGGACCTGGCGGATCGCCTCCAGGAACGGCAGCGACTCGATGTCACCGACCGTGCCGCCGACCTCGGTGATCACCACGTCCGGGATGCGGGCGTCGTCGTCCGGGTCGGCCATCGCCATGATCCGCGACTTGATCTCGTTGGTGATGTGCGGGATCACCTGGACGGTGTCGCCCAGATACTCACCGCGCCGCTCCTTGGCGATCACGTCGGAGTAGATCTGGCCGGTGGTGACGTTCGCCTTGCCGGAGAGCGCCCGGTCCAGGAATCGCTCGTAGTGGCCGACGTCGAGATCCGTCTCGGCGCCGTCCTCGGTGACGAAGACCTCGCCGTGCTGGAACGGGTTCATCGTGCCGGGGTCGACGTTGAGGTACGGGTCGAGCTTCTGCATCGCCACGCGAAGCCCGCGGGCGGTCAGCAGATTGCCGAGGCTGGAGGCGGTCAACCCCTTACCCAGCGAGGAGGCGACGCCCCCGGTGACGAAAATGTGCCTGGTCGTCCGTGCTGATGGGGCCAAGGCCTGCTCCCGTGTCGTCCGTCGCGGTCATGCAGACCGCCGAGCCGATCAGCGAAGTGATCACGCGATCCACGGGATTCCACGCTAACACCTCCCCGGCGGCGCACCAGGGCCGCACCCGGGTACGCGGCACCGGGTCACCCGGTCGCGACCTCGGCCGACGACCGCAGGGCCCGGCCGCGCGCGCGTCCGGGCTCCGATCCGGCGGCGCCGCCGGGTCCCGCGTCGTCGTCCGGCGCCGCGCCACCGGCGCCGACCGGCGTCCCGGCACCGTCCCGCGCCGGTCCGCCGGCACCCGCACCGCCGTCGCCGTCCGCGGTGACCGGGCCCCGTCGGCCGGACGGTCCGCGCCGGGCCGGGTCCGGTCCGCGGAGTGGTCGAGGACCCGCAGCGCGGACAGCGCCGCCATCGGCACCACGACCGCGGCGGCCGCGCCGGCCACGTCCAGCGCCGCGGCACCCAGCACACCGCCGATCCCGGCCGCCACCGCGGTGCCCGCCATCGCCGCCCGGACCGCCGGGTAGATGCCGAACAACCGCAGCAGCCCGCCCCACGGCTGCAGCAGCGCGAACCAGACCAGCAGGGCGCCGACCAAGGCCAGCACGGTCAGCGGGCTGTTGACCAGGGTCTCGTAGCTGGACGCACTGGAGCGCTGCACGGTCAGCCCGGCGGTGCCGTCGCCGAGCGCGGCCAGGAACCGGCCCAGGCTGCCCCGTTCGGCCGGCGAACGACCCAGGTCCACCACCGCGAACCCGACCGTCACCGCCACACCGGCCACGGCCGCCCAGGCGAGCCGGGTCAGGGTCAACCAGCCGCCGGCGCTGATCGCCGCGGCGACGCTCACCCCGGCGGTCAGGGCGATCGCGCCGATCGAGTCGGCACCCAGGTAGGGACTGCCCACCACCACCACGGCGGCGCCACCCACGATCACCATCACGGTCGGCCGCCAGCCGCGGCGCACCCGCTGGGCCAGCCAGCCCGCGCTCAGCAACGCCCCGGCGACGAACACCCCGAGCCCGACGGTGCCGAGCCCGGCGTAGCGGCCCCCCTCCAGCGCGGAGTAGCCGACCACGCCGTTGAGCTGCAACCGGGCGCCGGTGACGACGTCCAGGCCGATGGCCAGCGCGGTCAGCCCCGCCACCGCGCCGAGCGGGCCGAGGGTGGTGTGGTAGCCGGGGGTCAGCCGCACCAGCAGCGTCGTGGCGGCCAGCAGCACCGCGGTCAGCCCGGCGAACGAGGCGGCCGGATGGGCGTAGCGCCACCACGGTGCGGCCTCGGCGAGCAGCGCCGCCGGAACCGCGAGCGCGGCGGCCACGAGCAGCACCTCCACGGTCGCCACCACCCGCCGGGACACCGGCTTCGGCCCGTACGGCCCGGCGTGCCGGCGGGCCCGGCGCAGCAGCGGCAGCACCGCCACGGCGAGCACGACCTGGGCGGCGGCGAGCAGGACGAAGAACCCGCCGCCCACCTCCCGCTGGGCGGCGGCCTCCCGGTCCGCGTCGGCCGGCTCGGCGATCGCGGCGGACAGGTCCGCCGGCCGGCCGCCGACCGACTCGGCGGGCCGGCCGAGGAACGGCCGGTCGGGCATCGGACGGCCCAACGCGGCCAGCGCGGTCGGCGCGAGATCGACCAGTTGGAGGTAGCCCCGGCGGTCGGTGCTGGGCGAGGTCAACCAACCCTCTTCCCAGCCGGGCCCGTCGGCGATCGCCACGTGCAGCCGCGACGGCCGTCCCGTGTCGGCGACGCCGGCGACGATCACCAGGGACTGCGGTGGCCGGCCGGCGAGCACCCGGGCGAGTCGCGCGTCGACGGCGCGGGCGGCCGACGCCCGCACCACCGGATCCTCGCCCTCGACGGTGCCGAGGTCGACGATGCTGAGCACGCACGAGCCGAGCAGCTCGGCCGGATCCTCGGGCAGGTTCGGCTCGTACCGGTCGACCCGGCCGAACGGCCGGGCCGCCGCCACCGCCGCTCCCGGCCCGACCGCCACCGAACAGCGCACCGACTCCGCCAGCGCACCGGGGACCGTGCCCCAGGGCAGCCGGTCCTGGTTGTGCAGGACCACGCTCTCCTGATCCGGCAGGTTCGCACCGATGCCGTCCGGCTGCTCCACCGTCACGTCGACCGGCGGGCACCGCTCGTCGGGGCGGCTGCCGGTCCAGGCGGCGAAGCCGCCGGCGCCGAGGGTCAGCCAGCCGTCCACCGGGCAGGTGGGCCGGTGGGCGGAACGCACCGACAGCGACCCGATCGAGCCGTCGCGGGCCAGCCGCCACAGCGTCGGAGTCCGCTGCGGATCCACGTCGTCCCAGCGCAGGCCGGCCACCCCGACCAGGACGACATAGTCGGCGGACGGTCGCGGCGGCGGCGGCGGCTGCGGGCGGGCCGCCAGCGCGGTGACACCGAGCGCCACGACGACCACGGTGAGCAGGAACGGTGCGATTCGCCGCAACATCACCGGCGTCCCGTCGACGGTGCGTCGGCGCCCGGCGTGGCCGGCCCGGCGTGGCCGGGCGCCAGCTCGGCGTAGAGGGCGACCAGCTGGCCGACCGTCTCCGCCTCGGTCGGCCAGGTCGCCGCCCGCGCCGCGCCCCGCCGGCCCAGCTCGACCCGGCCGGCCGGGTCGTCGAGCAGCACGCGCACCGCGGTGTCGACCGCGTCGACATCGCCCGGCGACACCAGCACCGCGCCGTCACCGACCAGCTCCGGCAGGCCACCCACCGCGGTCGCGACCAGCGGTACGCCGGCGCGCAACGCCTCCTGCGCGAACAGCTGCCGGGCCTCCCAGTCGCTGGTCACCACGGCCAGGTCCGCGCCGGTGAGCAGGTCGGCCACATCGGTACGGTGCCCCAGCAGGGTGACCGGTGCCCGGGCGGCACTGACCCGGGCGGCCAGCGGCAGATAGGCGGGACCACTGCCGGCGATCACCACGACCGGCGGCGGGACGCGCTCCCGCCACCGGGCGGCGGCGTCCACCAGCACGTCGTACCGCTTCTGCGGATGCAAACGGCCCACCGACAGGATCAGCGGCTGGTCGGCGGCGACGGCGAACTCCGCCCGTACGGCGGCGCGACGCCGACGCGGCGCGGGCAGTTCCGGAGCGGCGACCGGGGCCAGCCGGACGTCCGCCGCGCCCAGCGCGCCGGCGCGCTCGACCAGATCGGCGGAGGCGCCCAGGGTCACCCGGGCACCCCGGGCCACGATCCGCTCGGCCAGCCGGGACAGCCCGCCGCGCAACCCGCCGGCGAGCACCGCGTTGTGCCAGGTGACCACGACCGGGGCGGCCGGCCGGGCGAGCACCGCGACCAGCCCGGCGCGCAGCCCGTGCGCATGCACCACGGCGGCCCGCTCCGCGGCGAGCACCCGGCGTAGCGCGGCGACCGCGCGGACGTCGGCCGGGGTGGGGCTGGCCGGGATCTCCACCGGCCGGAACCGCGCGCCGGTGGCGGCGAAGTCGAACTGGTCCTGGGTCGCGGCCGGCCCGCAGACCAGCACCGGCTCGCCCGCGGCGGTCAGCCCTCGGGCCAGCGCTCGGACATGCTGCCCCACGCCGCCGGTGCTCGAGGCGAGCAGCAGCACCACCGTGCCGCGCCGGTGGTCAGCGGCCGCCGGTCCACTCCTCGCGCTCACCGCACCGGCCCTCCGTTCGCGACTGCGGGGCTCGCAAGCTCACTCCTCGCGCTCACCGGGACACTTCCTCCTTCCTACCCCGCGCCCGGGCCTGGCGCAGGCGTCGGCCCAGGCCGGCCAGCAGCGGTCGCAGGTCCTGCCGGTCGACCAACCAGACCACGCCGAGGAACACGACACCGACCAAGACTCCGGACAGCATGCCCTGCACGAGTGCCGTCCACCGCGCCGGGGTGCCGTCCCCGGCGCCCAGCAACCGCAGCAGCGCCACCCCGGCGAGGGCGGCCGTCGTGCCGGCCAGCAGGCCGGCACCGCCGGCCCGTCCGGCACCGGCCAGAGCCGCCCGGCCACCCGCCCGCCCCACGGCGACCAGCAGCAACACGCCGAGCAGCAGCATCCCCACGGAGTTGGCCAGTGCCACGGCGAGCACCCGGTCAGCCACCGGGAGCAGGCCGGAGAGCGGCAGCAGCACCAGCGGAACCGCCAGCCAGCCGGCGGTGATGGCGACGGTGGCCGCCCGGGTCGCGCCACGCGCGTACAGCGCCCGCGACAGCACCGCGAACAGGCCGTAGCCGAGCAGCCCGGGGGCGTAGCCGGCGATCGCCGCGGCGGTGGCGGCGTCGTCGAGCGGGAAGAACCGCCCGATCGGCCCCGCCGCGCCGACCAGCACCGCCGCGCCGAGGCAACTGCACAGCAGCACCGCACGCACGGTTGCGGACAGCACGTCCCGGTAGGTCCGCTCGTCCGCGCCGGCCGTCGCGGCCAGGGTGGGGTAGGCGGCGGTGGCCAGCGGCACCGCCAGCACCGCCCAGGGCAGCAGGTAGAAGGTCTGCGCCAGGTTGAACACCTGGAACGCCTGGGTCGGTCCGCTGGAGAGCCGGTAGAGGATCATCGCCAGCGCCACCTGCTGGGCGGTGACCGTCACCACGCCGGCCACGGCCAGCCCGCGCACCGGGCCCGCGCGTCGCGCGGGAAGGCGTACCCGGCGCGCAGCGGCAGCCGCAAGCGGCGCAACGGGATCAGCAGCGACAGCGACAGCACCACCACGCCGAGGGTGGTGCCGACCGACAGGATCAGCTCCGCGCCCCGGCCGGCCTGCGCCACGCTCGCCCCGGTACCGGCCACGTCGGCGAAGACGAGATAGGCGACGATGACCGTCAGGCTGGACAGCAACGGGGCGATCACCGGCCAGGCGAAACGGCGGTGTGCCTGGAGCACCCCGGTGAGCACGATCCCGATGCCGTAGAGCGGCAGTTGCGGCGCGAACACCCGCAGCATCCGGGTGGCTGCCGCCAGTTCCTCCGGCGACCGGCCGTCGCCGAGCAGCGAGACGACCGGGCCGGCCGCCAGCGCCACCAGCACCGCCAGCGGCACCAGCAGCGTCACGGTCCAGGTGAGCAGGGCGCCGGTGATCGTCGCCACGGTCCGCCGGTCCCCCGCCGCGGCGGCTCCGGCGAGCAGCGGTACGACCAGGCTGGCCAGCGCCCCACCCGCGACGATCTCGAAGATGATGTTGGGGATGGTGTTCGCGAGGACGTACATCGCGCCCAGGTCGCTGTCCTGCACCACCCAGGTGAAGACGGCGGTACGCCCGAACCCGGCCAGCCGGCTGACGACGGTGAGTACGGCGATGAGCGCGGCTGCTCCGGCCACCCGGCCGGCGCCGGCGAGGGGGCCGGTCTGGTCACCTCAGTCGGCGCGCCGGCCCAGCGCGTCGAGTTCACGCAGCCCCGGGGTGTCGGCGATGACAGCCGTGAAACTCACCTTCTCGCTGGCCGCGGTCAGCCCGGCGAGGACGGCGAGCAGCCCGGCCCGACCCGCCGGGCCGGTCCGGGCGGCCAGCGCCACGCCGAGCAGGGCACCCAGCGCGTTCGCGCCGCTGTCGCCGAGCATCACATCCTCGCCGAGATCGGCGGGCAGCAGCCCGACGGCGGCGCCGACCGCGCCGGCGGCGATCCCGCCGTGCCCGCCGACCGTCAGTGGCGCCCCGAGCAGCAGGCCCGACTTCAGCGCCCGCCCGGGGCGCAGGTCGAGCAGGTTGACCAGGTTCGCCGTGCCCGCCACCACCCCCGCGCCGAGCAGCACGTCGACGCCCCGGCCCAGCGCGCCCTGCCGCTGCCGGCGGCGGTGCCCGGCCACCCGAGGGTCGGCGCAGAGCAGGGTCGCGGCGGCCAGGCCGGCCGCGCCCACCCCGGCGATCTTGACCAGGCCGGCGGTGACCCGGCCCTGTCGCAGCGCGGCCAGGTGGCCGGCGAAGCCCTTGGCGGCCTTCTGCTCGGGCCGGGCACCGACCACGTCGTCGTAGAGCCCCACGGCGCCGGCGCCGAGCCCGGCCACCAGGGTCGCTGCCCCGGCCGGCACGCTCGCCGCGCCGGCCGCCGCCGCACCGGAGGCGGCGACTGCGAGCGCCGGGCCGCCGGCCAGGGTGACCGTGCGTCCGCGGAAGTTCGTCCGCTCCAGCGCCGGCCCGGCCGGGGAAATGCGGATCTCACGCAACGCGTACCGGGCGGTGGCCGCCCCGATGCCCGCCACCAGCAGTCGACCGAGCACGCTCAGGTCCCCCCTCCCGCCGGCCGGCGGAGATCGTCGGAATCGGGCACCGGATGCCTCCCGGCTCACTGGGGCAGTCTAGGCACCAGGGAAGCGGCGTTGTCGCCGACACCGTACTGGCCGGCCTTGCGCTCGTTGAGCTGCTGCACCAGTGCCAGCGTGGTGACCAGTTGACCCTGCACCGTGTTGGCGTTGTCGACGGTCGAGATGGTCTGGGTGAGCACGGCGTCGCCCCTGACGAAGGCCACCAGGTTGCCGCCGGCGGAGCCGTTGCCGGCCACCACGATCGCCCCGGTCCGGTCGAACTGCTCGGCGATCTTCACGACCGACTCGTCCTTCTTGGCGGAGTCCTTGTCCACGTACGGCTGCCCGCTGACCACCACGACCGCCTCCGCGGGTGCCGTGACCCGGTCGGAGGTGGTCAGGTAGTTGGCGTTGCCGTACGCGGCCAGCACTGCCCGCCGGTCGGCCTCGGTGACCGGCGCCGAGCCGGCGGGCTGATCCAGCAGCACGGCGGCCAGCAGGGCACTCGAGGTCTCGACACCGTGGCCGTTGCCGGGCAGGCCGGCGGTCGGCGCGTTGGTCGGTCGGGCGGCGGTGACCGCCAGCTCCAGGAGGTTGTTGTTGTTCTCCGGGTTGATGAACTTGTCCTGCAGGTCGATCCGCCCGGTGATGTCGGCGCCCGCCAGCTGAAGCATCTTGAGCACACCTTCGGTGTGGTCGCGGCCGGTGGGCAGGCTGAGCACCAGCACCCGCTTGCCGCTCAGCGTGCCCGGCAGCATGACCTGTGCCATCTCGGCCGCGAAGTCCTCCTCCAGCTCCAGCTCCCGCTCCATGTTCTGGACCGCCTGGCGCATCTGCTGGTTGTCCTTACGCAGCGCGTTGACGTTCTCCTTGAGCGAGTCCGCGACCGGACCGTTGAGGGCCGCTGTGCCGACGACCAGGCCGATCGCCAGGGCGAGGAAGACCGCGGTCAGGGACACCACGTGGTACCGGAAGTTGATCACGCTTGAAGCCTCTTGATCGGTCGGGAGCTAGAAGAGCTGGCCGAGTTGGAACACGAAATTGTCCCACCATTCGGAGACCACGCCCAGGTACGCCTTGCCAACGGTGGAGACGGCCACCGCCGAGGCCATCGCGGCGAGCGCCGAGAGGACCAGCAGCAACAGGGATGAACCCGAGATGCTCTGCCGGTAGAGCCGGCTGACGCCCTTGGCGTCGACCAGCTTGCCGCCGACCTTGAGCCGGGTGAGGAACGTCGACGCCATGCCGCCGCGCCCCTTGTCGAGGAACTCGACGAGCGTGGCGTGGGTGCCCACGGCGACGATCAGCGAGGCACCCTTCTCGTCCGCCAGCAGCATGGCGAGGTCCTCACTTGTCGCGGCGGCGGGGAAGGTCACCGCCGGCACCCCCAGGCCGTTGACCCGGGGCAAGCCCGGTGCCCGCCCGTCGGGGTACGCGTGCACGATCACCTCGGCGCCGCAGCGCAGCACGTCGTCGGTGACCGAGTCCATGTCGCCGATGATCATATCCGGGGTGTAGCCCGCCTCGACCAGGGCGT is a genomic window of Micromonospora tarapacensis containing:
- a CDS encoding tyrosine recombinase, with product MTGDRRTAEADRADAGEAPAPALRRALRGYLDHLTVERGLAANTLASYRRDLDRYLGSLTAAGVTDLSAVSAGEIERHLARLRAGADGHPPLAVSSAARAASAVRGLHRFAVREGLAGADPSRDVRPPVPPRRLPRALPVDDVIRLLETAGPVDAAGDAGPLALRDRALLEFLYGTGARISEAVGAAVDDVDLDDAVAVLRGKGGRTRLVPIGGYASRALGAYLVRARPGLAAAGRGTPAVFLNARGGPLTRQGAWTILRRAAVRAGLTVEGPHAVSPHTLRHSYATHLLDGGADVRVVQELLGHASVTTTQVYTLVTVERLREVYATAHPRARG
- the ald gene encoding alanine dehydrogenase; this encodes MKVGIPREVKNHEYRVAITPAGVNEFSRAGHQVFVEAGAGIGSSITDEEFTAAGAKILESADEVWDAAELVLKVKEPVAEEHHRMREGQVLFTYLHLAASRDCTQALLDHGVTGIAYETVELPDRSLPLLAPMSEVAGRLAPQVGAFHLMRTGGGRGVLPGGVSGVYAAKTVVIGAGVSGMNAAAIALGLQSEVLLLDKNVGRLRQADAIYRGHLQTVASNAYEIERAVLDADLVIGAVLVPGAKAPKLISNELVSRMKSGSVLVDIAIDQGGCFEDSRPTTHADPVYRVHESIFYCVANMPGAVPNTSTYALTNVTLPYALELANHGWREAARRDPALALGLNTHSGQVVYGPVADAHGLPTLPLAEVLA
- a CDS encoding TM2 domain-containing protein, whose amino-acid sequence is MTTPPIQPGHPQGVSDKSKVVAGVLGILLGFFGAGRFYIGDTKTGVLQLVVSVCTFGVGSLWGLVDGILILVNGGVDAQGRPLRD
- a CDS encoding CTP synthase encodes the protein MAPSARTTRHIFVTGGVASSLGKGLTASSLGNLLTARGLRVAMQKLDPYLNVDPGTMNPFQHGEVFVTEDGAETDLDVGHYERFLDRALSGKANVTTGQIYSDVIAKERRGEYLGDTVQVIPHITNEIKSRIMAMADPDDDARIPDVVITEVGGTVGDIESLPFLEAIRQVRHDLGRDNCFYLHVSLVPYLAPSGELKTKPTQHSVAQLRSIGIQPDAIVCRSDRDIPDKLKHKLSLYCDVDAEAVIAAPDAPSIYDIPKVLHREGLDAYVVRRLGLSFRDVDWDGWDDLLERVHQPRHTITVALVGKYVDLPDAYLSVSEAIRAAGFGHRARVQLRWVPSDDCVTPTGAAAALAGVDGIVIPGGFGVRGIEGKIGTARYARENGIPLLGLCLGLQCMTIEVARHLASLDGANSLEFDAEAVHPVIATMADQEDIVAGRGDLGGTMRLGAYPAALAEGSLVAQAYGSTQVSERHRHRYEVNNAYRDQLTKAGLHISGTSPDGRLVEFVELDRDLHPFFVATQAHPELKSRPTRPHPLFAAFVQAAVRYSQADQLPVELDGSSTTAERASRNGIATKATSAS
- a CDS encoding glycosyltransferase family 4 protein; this translates as MSARSGPAAADHRRGTVVLLLASSTGGVGQHVRALARGLTAAGEPVLVCGPAATQDQFDFAATGARFRPVEIPASPTPADVRAVAALRRVLAAERAAVVHAHGLRAGLVAVLARPAAPVVVTWHNAVLAGGLRGGLSRLAERIVARGARVTLGASADLVERAGALGAADVRLAPVAAPELPAPRRRRAAVRAEFAVAADQPLILSVGRLHPQKRYDVLVDAAARWRERVPPPVVVIAGSGPAYLPLAARVSAARAPVTLLGHRTDVADLLTGADLAVVTSDWEARQLFAQEALRAGVPLVATAVGGLPELVGDGAVLVSPGDVDAVDTAVRVLLDDPAGRVELGRRGAARAATWPTEAETVGQLVALYAELAPGHAGPATPGADAPSTGRR
- a CDS encoding copper transporter, with the translated sequence MINFRYHVVSLTAVFLALAIGLVVGTAALNGPVADSLKENVNALRKDNQQMRQAVQNMERELELEEDFAAEMAQVMLPGTLSGKRVLVLSLPTGRDHTEGVLKMLQLAGADITGRIDLQDKFINPENNNNLLELAVTAARPTNAPTAGLPGNGHGVETSSALLAAVLLDQPAGSAPVTEADRRAVLAAYGNANYLTTSDRVTAPAEAVVVVSGQPYVDKDSAKKDESVVKIAEQFDRTGAIVVAGNGSAGGNLVAFVRGDAVLTQTISTVDNANTVQGQLVTTLALVQQLNERKAGQYGVGDNAASLVPRLPQ